In Drosophila teissieri strain GT53w chromosome 2R, Prin_Dtei_1.1, whole genome shotgun sequence, the following proteins share a genomic window:
- the LOC122613368 gene encoding insulin gene enhancer protein isl-1, which produces MVMAEIGGHLAHQLPLHNHNHNQTGLQPSLVMNHHLDLDCHGHDVIKKQRLSHCVGCGGQIHDQYILRVAPDLEWHAACLKCQECRQFLDESCTCFVRDGKTYCKRDYVRLFGTKCDKCGNSFSKNDFVMRAKTKIFHIECFRCSACARQLLPGDEFALRDAGALYCKEDHDVLEKSSQSSLTSSSVESNNNISSSNNNNTNLSNNNHSSELGSMSDSGSESGSHKSIREKRPSGPSDGKPTRVRTVLNEKQLHTLRTCYNANPRPDALMKEQLVEMTSLSPRVIRVWFQNKRCKDKKKTIQMKLQMQQEKEGRKLGYGAMQGIPMIASSPVRHDSPLNLQGLDVQTYQPPWKALSDFALHADLDSNGAINTHTPAFQQLVNQMHGYDLNGMPILPPHPHSHPAQGPPHQHPPPPGGPHNHQNQHPNQQPGGSSLDSGITSHHHPDSTDSYVTYLESDDKSKLALTPSSSSSASAGTSISSPPSGVGAGGGGAVGGGSGVLGLGVGVGVGVVANQSATEQLMQMLQKVTGSASPASHAVL; this is translated from the exons ATGGTAATGGCAGAGATTGGTGGCCATTTGGCTCACCAGCTACCGTTGCACAATCACAACCACAATCAAACTGGATTACAGCCATCGCTGGTGATGAACCATCACCTGGATTTGGATTGCCACGGACACGATGTGATAA AAAAACAACGACTATCTCACTGCGTCGGCTGTGGCGGCCAGATCCACGACCAGTACATCTTGCGGGTTGCCCCCGATCTGGAGTGGCATGCGGCGTGTCTGAAGTGCCAGGAGTGCAGGCAGTTCCTGGACGAAAGCTGTACGTGTTTTGTGCGCGATGGCAAGACCTACTGCAAGCGTGATTATGTTAG GTTATTTGGTACAAAATGTGATAAATGCGGCAACTCCTTCAGCAAAAATGACTTTGTGATGCGGGCCAAAACGAAAATCTTTCACATCGAGTGCTTTCGATGCTCCGCGTGTGCCCGACAATTGCTGCCAG GCGATGAATTCGCGTTACGCGATGCCGGGGCTTTGTACTGCAAGGAGGATCACGATGTGCTGGAGAAATCGTCGCAGAGCAGCCTCACTTCTTCGTCGGTggagagcaacaacaatattaGCAgtagtaacaacaacaacaccaacctTAGCAATAACAACCATTCCAGCGAATTGGGTTCAATGTCAG ATTCCGGCAGCGAATCGGGCTCACACAAAAGTATTAGGGAAAAGCGACCCTCGGGGCCCTCGGATGGCAAGCCAACGCGGGTTCGGACCGTGCTCAATGAGAAACAGCTGCATACGCTCAG AACCTGCTACAACGCTAATCCGCGACCTGATGCGCTCATGAAGGAGCAGCTGGTGGAGATGACGAGCCTGTCCCCGCGAGTCATCCGAGTGTGGTTCCAGAACAAGCGCTGCAAGGACAAGAAGAAGACCATCCAGATGAagctgcagatgcagcaggAGAAG GAGGGTCGCAAGCTCGGCTACGGCGCCATGCAGGGCATCCCCATGATCGCCAGCTCCCCGGTGCGACATGACTCCCCACTGAATCTCCAGGGCCTGGATGTGCAGACATATCAACCGCCGTGGAAAGCCTTAAGCGACTTCGCCCTTCACGCCGATCTCGACAGCAATGGAGCGATCAACACCCACACGCCCGCATTTCAGCAGTTGGTCAATCAG ATGCACGGCTACGACCTGAACGGGATGCCCATCCTGCCGCCGCATCCGCACTCGCATCCGGCGCAGGGACCTCCCCACCAgcaccccccgccccccggcGGACCGCACAACCATCAGAACCAGCATCCGAACCAGCAGCCCGGAGGCAGCAGCCTGGACTCCGGCATCACCTCGCACCACCATCCGGACAGCACCGACTCCTACGTCACCTACCTGGAGAGCGATGACA AATCCAAACTGGCGCTGACCCCGTCGTCCTCTTCCTCGGCCTCGGCGGGCACATCGATCTCCTCGCCGCCATCGGGTGTCGGAGCAGGGGGTGGCGGTGCCGTGGGCGGTGGTTCAGGTGTCCTGGGcttgggcgtgggcgtgggcgtagGCGTGGTGGCCAATCAGTCGGCCACCGAGCAGCTCATGCAAATGCTCCAAAAGGTAACAGGCTCGGCTTCCCCGGCCTCACATGCGGTTCTCTAA